The following are from one region of the Mannheimia granulomatis genome:
- a CDS encoding SGNH/GDSL hydrolase family protein encodes MLTDQDIFNRYQTKEAEFKKRADITLIGHSLFDMWGDMEYGTPNLAGQSVANLGLSGTSTRQYLDVIIKPNRIQHVGKNVFIFLGVNDIVKEPDYSPKQVLDWIEGILAHLKQLSPDSRYFLLEATPVNNIATTDNPAIKEMNAYFEAHCPSELTYVKTWQHFANKEGKLDLSLCHDGLHFTQEGYDRLKAILEAYL; translated from the coding sequence ATGCTCACCGATCAAGATATTTTTAACCGCTATCAAACTAAAGAGGCAGAATTTAAAAAACGGGCAGATATTACCCTTATCGGGCATTCTTTATTCGATATGTGGGGCGATATGGAATACGGCACACCGAATTTAGCTGGGCAAAGTGTGGCGAATTTAGGCTTATCCGGCACCAGTACCCGTCAATATTTAGATGTGATCATTAAGCCAAACCGCATTCAACATGTCGGTAAAAACGTCTTTATTTTCTTAGGCGTGAACGATATCGTTAAAGAGCCGGACTATTCACCAAAACAAGTGTTGGATTGGATTGAGGGAATCTTGGCGCATTTAAAACAACTTTCTCCAGATTCCCGCTACTTCTTGTTAGAGGCAACACCGGTTAATAATATCGCTACTACCGATAATCCGGCAATTAAAGAGATGAATGCCTATTTTGAGGCTCATTGTCCGTCTGAGCTAACTTATGTGAAAACATGGCAGCATTTCGCCAACAAAGAAGGAAAACTTGACTTGAGCTTATGTCACGATGGATTGCACTTTACCCAAGAGGGATATGATCGTTTAAAAGCGATTTTGGAAGCATATTTGTAG
- the gnd gene encoding decarboxylating NADP(+)-dependent phosphogluconate dehydrogenase yields the protein MSVKGDIGVIGLAVMGQNLILNMNDNGFKVVAYNRTTSKVDEFLEGPAKGTNIIGAYSLEDLAAKLEKPRRVMLMVRAGEVVDQFIEALVPHLEEGDIIIDGGNSNYPDTNRRVQALAEKGIRFIGSGVSGGEEGARHGPSIMPGGDESAWPHVKPIFQAISAKTEQGEPCCDWVGRDGAGHFVKMVHNGIEYGDMQLICEAYQFLKDGLSLSYDEMHEIFKEWKNTELDSYLVDITTDILAYKDEDGEPLVEKILDTAGQKGTGKWTGINALDFGIPLTLITESVFARCVSAFKDQRLAASRLFNKEIGKVEGDKKEWVEAVRRALLASKIISYAQGFMLIREASEQFGWDINYGGTALLWREGCIIRSRFLGNIRDAYEANPYLVFLGSDPYFKDILEHCLADWRKVVAKSIEIGLPVPCMASAITFLDGYTSARLPANLLQAQRDYFGAHTYERTDKPRGEFFHTNWTGRGGNTASTTYDV from the coding sequence ATGTCAGTAAAAGGCGACATCGGCGTTATCGGTTTAGCGGTAATGGGCCAAAACTTAATTTTGAATATGAACGACAACGGCTTTAAAGTAGTGGCGTATAACCGCACGACTTCAAAGGTGGATGAGTTCTTAGAAGGTCCGGCAAAAGGTACTAATATTATCGGAGCTTATTCTCTGGAGGATTTAGCTGCTAAGTTAGAAAAACCACGCCGTGTAATGCTTATGGTACGTGCCGGTGAGGTAGTGGATCAATTTATTGAGGCGTTAGTGCCACATTTAGAAGAAGGTGATATCATTATTGATGGCGGTAATTCAAATTATCCGGATACCAATCGTCGTGTGCAAGCTTTAGCTGAAAAAGGCATTCGCTTTATTGGCTCCGGTGTTTCCGGTGGTGAAGAAGGCGCTCGCCACGGACCATCTATTATGCCGGGTGGTGATGAATCTGCATGGCCACATGTGAAACCTATTTTCCAAGCGATTTCAGCCAAAACCGAACAAGGTGAGCCTTGCTGTGATTGGGTTGGTCGTGATGGAGCAGGTCATTTTGTGAAAATGGTTCATAACGGTATTGAGTACGGCGATATGCAGTTAATCTGTGAAGCTTATCAGTTCTTAAAAGACGGTTTAAGCTTAAGCTATGATGAGATGCATGAAATCTTCAAAGAATGGAAAAATACCGAGTTAGATAGTTATTTAGTGGATATTACCACCGATATTCTTGCTTATAAAGATGAAGATGGCGAGCCATTAGTTGAGAAAATTCTTGATACCGCAGGACAGAAAGGTACAGGTAAATGGACAGGAATCAACGCGCTTGATTTCGGTATTCCATTAACCTTGATTACCGAATCGGTATTTGCTCGTTGTGTTTCTGCTTTCAAAGATCAACGTTTGGCAGCCTCAAGACTGTTCAATAAAGAAATCGGTAAAGTTGAAGGCGATAAAAAAGAGTGGGTGGAAGCAGTTCGCCGTGCATTATTGGCTTCAAAAATTATCTCTTATGCACAAGGCTTTATGCTAATTCGTGAAGCTTCCGAACAATTCGGTTGGGATATTAACTACGGTGGTACGGCATTATTATGGCGTGAAGGCTGTATTATTCGCAGCCGTTTCTTAGGCAACATTCGTGATGCATATGAAGCGAACCCATATTTAGTGTTCTTAGGCTCTGACCCATACTTCAAAGATATTTTAGAACACTGCTTGGCAGATTGGCGTAAAGTAGTGGCGAAATCAATTGAAATCGGTTTACCTGTGCCATGTATGGCATCTGCGATTACTTTCTTAGATGGCTATACTTCAGCTCGTTTACCGGCAAACTTATTACAAGCCCAGCGTGACTATTTCGGTGCACATACCTATGAGCGTACTGATAAACCACGCGGCGAGTTCTTCCATACTAACTGGACAGGCCGTGGCGGTAACACCGCTTCAACCACTTACGATGTCTAA
- the pgl gene encoding 6-phosphogluconolactonase: MNKVIFPTAQAAVEQIAQEFVEYSQQNRPVHISLSGGSTPKLLFKTLAQAPFNTEIQWQNLHFWWGDDRMVHPTDPESNYGEVQKLLFDHINIPAENIHRIRGEENVEQELARFSAELTACVPNLTFDWIILGMGNDGHTASLFPHQTDFADQNIAVIAKHPETGQIRISKTASLIEKAKRITYLVTGASKAEILKEIQTTPAENLPYPAAKIQAKNGVTEWYLDSDAAQLL; the protein is encoded by the coding sequence ATGAATAAAGTTATTTTCCCAACTGCCCAAGCTGCGGTAGAACAAATCGCACAGGAATTTGTGGAATACAGCCAACAAAACCGCCCTGTGCATATTTCACTTTCCGGTGGTTCAACGCCTAAATTATTATTTAAAACTTTGGCACAAGCCCCCTTTAATACTGAAATTCAGTGGCAAAATCTGCATTTCTGGTGGGGTGATGATCGTATGGTTCACCCAACCGATCCTGAAAGCAATTACGGCGAAGTACAAAAATTATTATTTGACCACATTAACATCCCAGCGGAAAATATCCACCGCATTCGTGGCGAAGAAAATGTGGAACAAGAACTTGCAAGATTTTCGGCAGAATTGACCGCTTGTGTGCCGAATCTCACTTTTGATTGGATTATTTTGGGCATGGGGAATGATGGGCATACCGCTTCACTTTTCCCACACCAAACTGATTTTGCCGATCAAAATATTGCTGTGATCGCCAAACACCCCGAAACAGGGCAAATCCGTATTTCAAAAACGGCATCGCTAATCGAAAAAGCCAAACGGATTACCTATTTGGTGACAGGGGCAAGCAAAGCGGAAATTTTAAAAGAAATTCAAACCACACCAGCAGAAAATCTGCCTTATCCGGCTGCCAAAATTCAGGCGAAAAATGGCGTGACGGAGTGGTATTTGGATAGCGATGCAGCACAGCTTTTATAA
- the zwf gene encoding glucose-6-phosphate dehydrogenase — MNAENSCVVIFGASGDLTFRKLIPALYNLYKIGRLGEHFSVLGVSRSELTDELFRQKMRDALVKFEKASGPKLDEFCEHLYYQAVNTSDAVDYAKLLPRLDELHDKYQTCGNTLYYLSTPPSLYGVIPECLAAHGLTTEEFGWKRIIVEKPFGYDIETAKKLDVQIHKCFEEHQIYRIDHYLGKETVQNLLVLRFSNGLFEPLWNRNFIDYVEITGAESIGVEDRGGYYDDSGAMRDMFQNHLLQVLAMVAMEPPAIINANSMRDEVAKVLHCLHPLSEEDVKNDVILGQYARGTVDGEEVAGYLEEKGVPADSNTETFMAVKCEIDNWRWAGVPFYVRTGKRLPTRVTEIVIHFKTTPHPVFSQNAPENKLIIRVQPDEGISMRFGLKKPGAGFEAKEVSMDFRYSDLSTASSLLTAYERLLLDALKGDATLFARTDAVHACWRFVQPILDYKANRGRVYEYEAGTWGPTEADKLIARHGKVWRKPSGTLKKKV, encoded by the coding sequence ATGAATGCTGAAAATAGTTGTGTGGTCATTTTTGGTGCCTCCGGCGATTTGACTTTTCGTAAATTAATTCCCGCCCTTTATAATTTATATAAAATCGGAAGACTCGGTGAGCATTTCTCAGTATTAGGTGTTTCTCGTTCAGAATTGACAGATGAGTTATTTCGCCAAAAAATGCGTGATGCTCTGGTAAAGTTTGAAAAAGCAAGCGGTCCAAAATTAGATGAATTTTGCGAGCACCTTTATTATCAAGCTGTGAATACCTCAGATGCGGTGGATTACGCTAAGTTGTTACCTCGCCTAGACGAATTACACGATAAATATCAAACTTGCGGTAATACACTTTACTACCTTTCAACGCCACCAAGCTTATATGGTGTGATTCCTGAATGTTTAGCGGCTCACGGCTTAACCACTGAAGAATTTGGTTGGAAGCGTATTATTGTGGAGAAACCGTTCGGCTATGATATTGAAACGGCAAAAAAATTAGACGTTCAAATTCATAAATGCTTTGAAGAGCACCAAATTTATCGTATTGATCACTATTTAGGTAAAGAAACTGTTCAAAACTTATTGGTTTTACGCTTCTCTAACGGCTTATTTGAACCACTTTGGAACCGTAATTTTATTGATTATGTAGAAATTACCGGAGCGGAATCTATCGGTGTAGAAGACCGCGGCGGTTATTATGATGATTCCGGCGCAATGCGTGATATGTTCCAAAACCATTTGCTGCAAGTATTAGCGATGGTTGCGATGGAGCCTCCTGCAATTATTAATGCAAACTCAATGCGTGATGAAGTGGCGAAAGTATTGCACTGTTTGCATCCGTTATCGGAAGAAGACGTGAAAAACGATGTAATTTTAGGTCAATACGCAAGAGGCACGGTCGATGGTGAAGAAGTGGCGGGCTATTTAGAAGAAAAAGGTGTGCCGGCAGATTCCAATACTGAAACCTTTATGGCGGTGAAATGTGAAATCGACAATTGGCGTTGGGCGGGCGTGCCGTTCTACGTGCGTACCGGTAAACGCTTGCCGACCCGTGTGACCGAAATTGTAATCCACTTTAAAACCACACCACACCCGGTATTCAGCCAAAATGCACCGGAAAATAAATTGATTATCCGTGTTCAGCCGGATGAGGGTATTTCAATGCGTTTCGGTTTGAAAAAACCAGGTGCTGGCTTTGAGGCAAAAGAAGTGTCAATGGATTTTCGTTACTCCGATTTAAGCACTGCTTCCAGCCTATTAACCGCCTACGAGCGTTTATTACTTGATGCGTTAAAAGGTGATGCTACCTTGTTTGCCCGTACCGATGCCGTACACGCCTGCTGGCGATTTGTTCAGCCGATTTTAGACTATAAAGCTAACCGTGGCCGAGTGTATGAATATGAAGCGGGTACTTGGGGACCGACAGAGGCTGATAAACTCATTGCCAGACATGGCAAAGTGTGGCGGAAACCGTCTGGTACGTTAAAAAAGAAAGTGTAA
- the cysQ gene encoding 3'(2'),5'-bisphosphate nucleotidase CysQ: MQTLNQTLLDTIIALAKEAGEHLKQFYARSVEITIKADDTPVTEADLFISQFITQHLQQLTPNVPVLSEESCDIPLTERHQWQEYWIIDPLDGTQQFINRTDQFSIVIGLVQENQPVLGVIYAPILDKLYFAMAGGGAFLQENGKIRPLVKSVFNENALVVAVGSRHHSDKANQALVKSGVSFLQYGSSSLKAGLVAEGKADCYIRFGDTGEWDTAVAEVLLKEVGGAIFDFNFSPLTYNQRESLINPYFLMVADKKQQWDKIFLFK; this comes from the coding sequence ATGCAAACTTTAAATCAAACATTACTTGATACTATTATCGCTCTTGCTAAGGAAGCCGGTGAGCATTTAAAACAATTTTATGCTCGCTCGGTTGAGATCACAATTAAGGCTGATGACACACCGGTCACAGAAGCAGATTTATTTATTAGCCAATTTATTACCCAGCATTTACAGCAACTTACGCCGAACGTGCCGGTGTTGTCGGAAGAGAGCTGTGATATTCCCTTAACAGAACGCCATCAATGGCAAGAATACTGGATTATTGATCCATTAGATGGCACACAGCAATTTATTAATCGAACTGATCAGTTTTCGATTGTGATTGGTTTAGTGCAGGAAAATCAGCCTGTTTTGGGCGTTATTTATGCCCCAATTCTTGATAAGCTTTATTTCGCAATGGCTGGCGGTGGTGCATTTTTGCAAGAAAATGGCAAAATTCGACCGCTTGTAAAATCAGTCTTTAATGAAAATGCACTGGTAGTTGCAGTAGGTAGCCGGCATCATTCGGATAAAGCAAATCAAGCATTGGTAAAAAGTGGAGTAAGCTTTTTGCAATATGGTTCAAGCAGCTTAAAAGCAGGGCTGGTTGCTGAAGGCAAAGCTGATTGTTATATCCGTTTTGGTGATACAGGAGAATGGGATACTGCCGTGGCGGAAGTGCTACTTAAAGAAGTCGGAGGAGCTATTTTTGATTTTAATTTTTCGCCATTAACTTATAATCAGCGTGAAAGCTTAATTAATCCTTACTTTTTGATGGTTGCAGATAAAAAACAACAATGGGATAAAATATTTTTATTCAAATAA
- the nudE gene encoding ADP compounds hydrolase NudE, which yields MTKLLPEILKIETIAKTRIFEVQAVDLRFSNGEERTYERLTPQRRSSVLVIPIQNNELIFIKEYAVGSERYELSFPKGIVDLGEEPVESANRELQEEIGFGARKLAFLRSLYSGPSHMYGLMHVFVAEDLYPSQLEGDEPEPLEIVRYPLDKMDELLADACFAEARNLSALFMLRDYLK from the coding sequence ATGACCAAACTTCTTCCTGAAATTTTAAAAATTGAAACTATTGCGAAAACTCGCATTTTTGAGGTGCAAGCAGTTGATTTGCGTTTTTCAAACGGTGAGGAGCGGACTTATGAGCGTTTAACACCGCAACGCCGTTCTTCCGTGTTAGTGATACCTATCCAAAATAATGAGCTGATTTTCATTAAAGAGTATGCGGTGGGCTCTGAGCGTTATGAATTGAGTTTTCCGAAAGGGATTGTTGATTTAGGAGAGGAGCCAGTTGAAAGTGCGAATCGAGAATTACAGGAAGAAATTGGTTTCGGGGCAAGAAAACTGGCATTTTTGCGTTCACTTTATAGTGGCCCAAGTCATATGTATGGTTTAATGCACGTGTTTGTGGCGGAAGATTTATACCCCTCTCAATTAGAAGGTGATGAGCCGGAACCTTTGGAAATTGTACGTTATCCGCTTGATAAGATGGATGAATTGCTGGCGGATGCGTGTTTTGCGGAAGCTCGAAATTTATCAGCGTTATTTATGCTAAGAGATTATTTAAAATAA
- the hslR gene encoding ribosome-associated heat shock protein Hsp15, whose amino-acid sequence MKNKNEKDDSEVRLDKWLWAARFYKTRSIAKAMIEGGKVHYNGQRAKVSKAVEVGAIIKLRQGNEEKEVEVLALSDQRRGAPEAQLLYQETEKSIKHREAMAFARKANALSMPHPDRRPNKKERRDLIKFKEQEFS is encoded by the coding sequence ATGAAAAATAAAAATGAAAAAGACGATAGCGAAGTCCGTTTAGATAAGTGGCTCTGGGCTGCTCGCTTCTATAAAACCCGCTCTATTGCAAAAGCAATGATTGAAGGCGGAAAAGTACATTACAACGGACAACGTGCGAAAGTCAGCAAAGCAGTCGAAGTTGGAGCAATTATCAAGCTTCGCCAAGGCAATGAAGAAAAAGAGGTGGAGGTACTTGCCTTAAGCGACCAACGCCGTGGAGCGCCCGAGGCACAACTGCTCTACCAAGAAACGGAAAAAAGTATCAAACACCGAGAGGCAATGGCATTTGCCCGCAAAGCCAATGCGCTTTCCATGCCCCACCCGGACCGTCGACCAAACAAAAAAGAGCGACGGGATTTAATTAAATTTAAAGAGCAAGAATTTAGCTAA
- the hslO gene encoding Hsp33 family molecular chaperone HslO — protein MSYTKDNDKLYRYLFKERAVRGEWVRLNNTFTETLNTHHYPKAVQNLLGEMLVATSLLTATMKFNGTITVQIQGDGALKLVVVNGNDQQQLRALARIQADIADNATLSEMIGNGVLVISIIPTDGERYQGVIALDKPTIRECLEDYFERSEQLKTHLIIRNGEYEGKAVAGGMLLQIMPDGTGSRDDFEHLATLTETVKDEELFGLEAEELLYRLYHEEQVEVYPPQDTEFKCGCSRERSGSALLLVPAEEIEEMLAEKQGVIDMQCECCGTQYFFDKAAIEGFKEEAEKLSSLGLN, from the coding sequence ATGAGTTATACCAAAGACAACGATAAACTTTACCGCTACTTATTCAAAGAACGAGCAGTGCGTGGCGAATGGGTGCGTTTAAACAACACCTTCACCGAAACCCTCAACACTCACCACTACCCGAAAGCGGTGCAAAATTTATTGGGCGAAATGTTAGTTGCCACCAGCCTTTTAACCGCGACAATGAAATTTAACGGCACCATTACCGTACAAATTCAAGGTGACGGAGCATTAAAACTTGTGGTGGTAAACGGCAACGATCAGCAACAACTGCGTGCTTTAGCCCGTATTCAGGCGGATATTGCAGACAACGCAACATTATCTGAAATGATCGGCAACGGCGTGTTGGTAATTTCAATTATCCCAACCGACGGCGAACGCTACCAAGGTGTGATTGCCCTCGACAAACCGACTATTCGTGAATGTTTGGAAGATTATTTTGAACGCTCGGAACAGCTTAAAACACATCTCATTATTCGCAACGGCGAATATGAAGGCAAAGCGGTGGCAGGCGGAATGTTACTGCAAATTATGCCGGACGGCACAGGCTCTCGTGATGATTTCGAGCATTTAGCTACGCTGACCGAAACGGTAAAAGACGAAGAATTATTCGGCTTAGAAGCCGAAGAGCTACTCTACCGCCTCTACCACGAAGAACAAGTGGAAGTCTATCCGCCGCAAGACACCGAATTCAAATGCGGCTGCTCAAGAGAACGTTCAGGCTCGGCATTGTTACTTGTGCCGGCAGAGGAAATTGAAGAAATGTTAGCCGAAAAACAAGGCGTGATCGATATGCAATGCGAATGTTGCGGTACGCAATATTTCTTCGACAAAGCAGCAATTGAAGGTTTTAAAGAAGAAGCGGAAAAATTAAGCTCATTAGGCTTAAATTAA
- the hisIE gene encoding bifunctional phosphoribosyl-AMP cyclohydrolase/phosphoribosyl-ATP diphosphatase HisIE: MDNFIQQINWQKVDNLLPVIIQNAQTCEVLMLGYMNEAALIKTLSEKRVTFYSRTKQRLWTKGETSGNFLNVVDMSLDCDNDTLLILADPIGETCHTGAESCFHQFEHEQPDWIFFSKLERTIAERKNADFESSYTAKLYAKGTHKIAQKVGEEAVESVIAAMKNDRDELVSEVADLAYHLTVLLHNADLSWAEVNAKLKERHKGIGLHPEGSNK; the protein is encoded by the coding sequence ATGGATAATTTTATACAACAAATCAACTGGCAAAAAGTCGATAACCTTCTCCCCGTTATCATCCAAAACGCCCAAACATGTGAGGTGTTAATGCTTGGCTATATGAACGAAGCAGCTCTCATCAAAACCCTAAGCGAAAAGCGAGTTACTTTCTACTCTCGCACCAAACAACGTTTATGGACAAAAGGCGAAACCTCGGGCAATTTCTTGAATGTGGTGGATATGAGCCTCGATTGCGACAACGACACGCTCTTAATCCTCGCCGACCCAATCGGTGAAACCTGCCACACGGGAGCGGAGAGCTGTTTTCATCAATTTGAACACGAGCAGCCTGATTGGATCTTTTTCTCTAAATTAGAACGAACGATCGCCGAGCGTAAAAATGCTGATTTTGAAAGTTCTTACACCGCAAAACTTTACGCCAAAGGCACGCACAAAATTGCCCAAAAAGTCGGCGAAGAAGCTGTGGAAAGCGTGATTGCGGCAATGAAAAATGATCGGGATGAGTTGGTGTCAGAAGTGGCGGATTTAGCCTACCATTTAACGGTGTTATTGCATAATGCAGACTTATCGTGGGCAGAAGTAAATGCCAAATTAAAAGAACGGCATAAAGGCATTGGTTTGCACCCAGAGGGTTCGAATAAGTAA
- the hisF gene encoding imidazole glycerol phosphate synthase subunit HisF encodes MLAKRIIPCLDVRDGQVVKGVQFRNHEIIGDIVPLAQRYAIEGADELVFYDITASSDGRTVDKSWVERVAQVIDIPFCVAGGIKTIADAEQIFAFGADKISINSPALADPDLISRLADRFGVQAIVVGIDSWFEAETGKYWVNQYTGDEKRTRQTNWQLLDWVAEVQKRGAGEIVLNMMNQDGVRNGYDLVQLKKVREVCQVPLIASGGAGEMVHFRDAFIDAQIDGALAASVFHKQIINIGELKAYLAAEGVEIRKVD; translated from the coding sequence ATGTTGGCAAAACGGATAATTCCTTGTTTGGACGTGCGTGACGGGCAGGTCGTCAAAGGCGTGCAGTTCCGCAATCACGAAATCATTGGCGATATCGTGCCGTTGGCTCAGCGTTACGCCATCGAGGGGGCAGACGAGCTGGTGTTTTACGACATCACGGCATCATCAGACGGTCGCACGGTGGATAAAAGCTGGGTGGAGCGTGTGGCACAGGTCATCGACATTCCATTCTGCGTGGCGGGTGGGATTAAAACCATTGCCGATGCAGAGCAGATTTTCGCGTTCGGGGCGGATAAAATTTCGATCAACTCGCCCGCCCTTGCTGATCCTGATTTGATTTCCCGCCTTGCGGATCGTTTTGGCGTGCAGGCGATTGTCGTCGGCATTGATAGCTGGTTTGAAGCCGAGACGGGCAAATACTGGGTCAATCAATACACCGGCGATGAAAAACGCACCCGCCAAACCAATTGGCAGCTGCTCGATTGGGTGGCAGAGGTGCAAAAACGTGGCGCAGGCGAAATCGTACTGAATATGATGAACCAAGACGGCGTGCGTAATGGCTACGATTTAGTGCAACTGAAAAAAGTGCGTGAAGTTTGCCAAGTGCCACTGATCGCCTCGGGCGGAGCGGGCGAAATGGTGCATTTCCGTGATGCTTTTATTGATGCGCAGATCGATGGGGCGTTGGCAGCTAGCGTGTTTCATAAGCAGATTATTAATATTGGTGAGTTGAAGGCGTATTTGGCGGCGGAAGGGGTTGAGATCCGTAAGGTTGATTAA
- the hisA gene encoding 1-(5-phosphoribosyl)-5-[(5-phosphoribosylamino)methylideneamino]imidazole-4-carboxamide isomerase: protein MKHTQIIPALDLINGQVVRLHQGDYAKQTTYTDDPINQFANYVAQGAKQLHLVDLTGAKNPAERQTALIGKIIAATNCPIQVGGGIRTEQDVADLLAVGASRVVIGSTAVKQSALVKGWFEKYGAEKFVLALDINIDPNGNKIIAISGWQEASGVSLEDLIEDYQTVGLQHVLCTDISRDGTLAGSNVELYREICAKYPEIEFQSSGGIGNLADIAALKGTGVAGVIVGRALLEGKFNVAEAIECWQNG, encoded by the coding sequence ATGAAACACACTCAAATCATCCCCGCCCTGGATTTAATTAACGGGCAAGTGGTGCGGTTGCACCAAGGCGATTATGCCAAACAGACTACCTATACCGATGACCCGATCAATCAGTTTGCCAACTATGTAGCACAGGGGGCGAAGCAGTTGCATTTGGTCGATTTAACGGGGGCGAAAAATCCTGCTGAAAGACAGACCGCACTTATCGGCAAAATCATCGCCGCCACCAACTGCCCAATTCAGGTCGGTGGCGGTATTCGCACCGAGCAAGATGTGGCGGATTTATTGGCGGTGGGGGCGAGCCGTGTGGTGATTGGCTCGACGGCGGTGAAGCAAAGCGCTTTGGTCAAAGGCTGGTTCGAAAAATACGGCGCAGAGAAATTCGTGCTGGCGTTGGACATCAATATCGACCCAAACGGCAACAAAATTATCGCCATCAGCGGTTGGCAAGAGGCGAGTGGTGTGTCGCTTGAAGATCTGATCGAGGATTATCAAACGGTCGGCTTACAACACGTTTTATGCACCGATATTTCCCGAGACGGCACGCTGGCTGGCTCAAACGTGGAGCTGTACCGTGAAATCTGTGCCAAATATCCCGAGATTGAATTCCAATCCTCAGGCGGTATCGGCAATTTGGCGGATATTGCGGCACTCAAAGGCACAGGAGTGGCAGGCGTGATTGTGGGGCGTGCGTTGTTAGAAGGCAAATTTAATGTGGCGGAGGCAATCGAATGTTGGCAAAACGGATAA
- a CDS encoding endonuclease domain-containing protein — protein sequence MRKTETANLRQNAKTLRSNMTDAERILWYHLRAKRFCGIKFYRQKIIGSYIADFLSFNPKLIIELDGSQHAEQMEYDRIRTAYLEKQEFTVVRFWNDEVLRNINMVLEVIYRHIPSPSENPTDFLHPLPQAGEGNI from the coding sequence ATGCGAAAAACAGAAACCGCCAATTTGCGACAAAATGCTAAAACTCTGCGTTCCAATATGACAGATGCAGAACGCATTTTATGGTATCACTTACGAGCAAAACGTTTTTGTGGCATAAAGTTTTATCGACAAAAAATTATAGGAAGCTATATTGCTGATTTTCTCTCTTTCAATCCTAAATTAATTATTGAATTAGACGGTTCGCAACATGCTGAACAAATGGAATATGATCGTATTCGTACGGCATATTTAGAAAAACAAGAATTTACCGTTGTCCGTTTTTGGAATGATGAGGTATTGCGGAATATCAATATGGTTTTAGAGGTTATTTATCGCCATATCCCCTCTCCCTCCGAAAATCCTACGGATTTTCTCCACCCTCTCCCGCAAGCGGGCGAGGGGAATATATAA
- the hisH gene encoding imidazole glycerol phosphate synthase subunit HisH codes for MTNLVIIDTGCANLSSVKFAFDRLGIQAEISRDLNKIQSADKLLLPGVGTAIAAMKNLHDRQLIETIQNATQPMLGICLGMQLMTEFSTEGDVATLGLMGGKTELLPNTGLPLPHMGWNRVQYQADHPLFQGIEQGSHFYFVHSYAVRPNAHTIATCDYGVPFSAAIANKNFYGVQFHPERSGEAGAKLLRNFVENI; via the coding sequence ATGACAAATCTCGTCATCATCGACACAGGCTGTGCCAACCTGTCTTCGGTCAAATTTGCTTTTGACCGCCTTGGCATTCAAGCTGAGATCTCCCGAGATCTCAACAAAATCCAATCTGCCGATAAACTGCTGCTCCCCGGTGTGGGAACGGCAATTGCGGCGATGAAAAACCTGCACGATCGCCAACTAATTGAAACGATCCAAAATGCTACCCAGCCAATGCTTGGCATCTGTTTGGGAATGCAGCTGATGACCGAATTTTCGACCGAGGGCGACGTGGCGACTTTGGGTTTAATGGGCGGTAAAACCGAGCTGTTGCCAAATACGGGCTTACCGTTACCGCATATGGGCTGGAACCGTGTGCAGTACCAAGCCGACCATCCGTTATTCCAGGGCATCGAGCAAGGCAGCCATTTCTATTTTGTGCATAGCTACGCCGTCCGCCCGAACGCTCACACTATCGCCACCTGCGACTACGGCGTGCCGTTTTCGGCAGCAATTGCTAATAAAAACTTCTACGGCGTACAGTTCCACCCTGAACGTTCGGGCGAAGCCGGGGCGAAGTTGCTACGGAATTTTGTGGAGAATATCTAA